One genomic segment of Candidatus Berkiella aquae includes these proteins:
- a CDS encoding alpha/beta hydrolase fold domain-containing protein, with translation MPLDPTLERLVNMVYRSGFGKLHQYTPEQIMEILRLPHLRIAPVAASDFQIRDDLSVRCYTPAQIDDTTSLPAVIFLSATGYIINHMASCNEYCSLLANKLGMKILYISHRLAPLCQFPEFLYECLDAIKWIHLEANTLGIDANKIAIWGESSGGNIAASLTHLLRDEGLDIVRHQTLIYPMVDLSHDYPSKKDFAHGYLLDITFIDYLEEMVFSAGKYRQDGLASPLVNPNFNQLPTATIITAECDPLRDEGEAYGQKLQAHQTVVKAKRFPGMIHGFLRFYNKLPLANEAFDFACDQLKAAFIPTHEANNTEIHL, from the coding sequence ATGCCTTTAGATCCCACCCTTGAACGTTTAGTGAACATGGTTTATCGCAGTGGATTTGGCAAACTCCACCAATATACACCCGAACAAATCATGGAAATTTTGCGCTTACCCCATTTAAGGATTGCGCCTGTTGCAGCCAGCGATTTTCAAATCAGAGACGATCTATCCGTACGTTGTTATACGCCGGCACAAATCGATGATACCACCTCACTCCCTGCCGTTATTTTCTTATCCGCAACGGGTTACATCATTAATCATATGGCCTCTTGCAATGAGTATTGTAGTTTACTTGCAAACAAACTTGGAATGAAAATTCTTTATATTTCCCATCGGCTTGCACCTTTATGTCAATTTCCGGAATTCTTATACGAATGCTTGGATGCCATCAAATGGATCCACCTTGAGGCTAACACTTTAGGTATTGATGCAAACAAAATTGCGATTTGGGGAGAAAGCTCCGGTGGAAATATTGCCGCTTCTCTCACCCATTTATTACGTGATGAAGGCTTAGATATTGTGCGTCATCAAACCCTGATTTATCCGATGGTCGATCTCTCACATGATTATCCGTCTAAAAAGGACTTTGCACACGGTTATTTGTTAGATATCACTTTTATTGATTATCTAGAAGAAATGGTTTTCAGTGCAGGTAAATACCGCCAAGATGGTCTGGCATCTCCCTTAGTAAACCCCAATTTTAATCAGCTCCCCACAGCAACTATCATCACCGCAGAATGCGATCCCTTACGAGATGAAGGTGAAGCCTATGGCCAAAAATTACAAGCGCATCAAACGGTCGTGAAAGCTAAACGCTTTCCTGGCATGATTCATGGTTTTTTACGTTTTTATAATAAATTACCATTAGCTAATGAGGCGTTTGATTTCGCGTGCGATCAATTAAAAGCAGCTTTTATACCCACACACGAAGCCAACAACACCGAGATTCATCTGTGA
- a CDS encoding 50S ribosomal protein L25/general stress protein Ctc has protein sequence MAKFAFEIEYQPREAHGKGASRRLRNENLVLGVVYGGDDKPESIALNHFHVTKALENEAVYSHILTLTSNGKKQRVVLKDIQRHPYKSRVLHMDFLRISENKPIIMHVPLHFLGENEAPGVTLGGGTWTHHMVELEVKCLPRDLPEFIEVDLSNAELNTIVHLSQIKLPKGVELTSVVHSHEDDLPVVSLAKSKRPEEDETESETPTTEVEPKGKEAKAG, from the coding sequence ATGGCAAAATTTGCTTTTGAAATCGAATATCAGCCACGTGAAGCGCATGGGAAAGGTGCGAGCCGCCGTCTGCGCAACGAAAATCTTGTTTTAGGCGTCGTTTATGGTGGTGATGACAAACCAGAATCTATTGCACTAAATCATTTTCATGTAACCAAAGCACTCGAAAATGAAGCGGTCTATTCCCATATTTTGACCTTAACGAGTAATGGCAAAAAACAACGCGTTGTATTAAAAGACATTCAACGTCACCCCTATAAATCACGTGTTCTTCATATGGATTTTCTTCGCATTAGCGAGAACAAGCCAATCATTATGCATGTGCCATTACACTTCTTAGGTGAAAATGAAGCGCCTGGCGTTACCTTGGGTGGCGGTACTTGGACCCATCATATGGTTGAGTTAGAAGTAAAATGCTTACCACGTGATCTGCCTGAGTTTATTGAAGTCGATTTATCTAATGCTGAACTCAATACCATTGTGCATTTATCACAAATCAAACTTCCTAAAGGCGTTGAATTAACCAGCGTTGTTCATAGCCATGAAGATGATTTACCGGTTGTCAGCCTTGCTAAATCCAAGCGTCCAGAAGAAGATGAAACTGAATCTGAGACACCAACCACTGAAGTAGAACCAAAAGGCAAAGAAGCCAAAGCAGGTTAA
- a CDS encoding outer membrane protein, giving the protein MDRTKSSLGLLVATALLASTAAQAWEGNWLLGVSAGGAWHNNDDVGFTVTDGVTVESGTFSTDNDSHFIWGFLGGYQARCNSWLFGAELNVDWRGDHDNHASTTSVLLGGPVSGTLSRSNDAVWGLTARIGYEMSRYFMPYIRLGADYAHKDFDFTFTDAAGNVLSGDSGKSKWGFVGGVGLEFPLGMFCNNLSLRGEWDYHSRKHNHDSVTAVAADGTTAVLNAGNRHEQSARASLVYNF; this is encoded by the coding sequence ATGGATAGAACAAAATCTTCTTTAGGCTTACTAGTCGCAACCGCATTATTAGCATCCACTGCTGCGCAAGCATGGGAAGGCAACTGGTTATTAGGTGTGTCTGCCGGTGGCGCTTGGCACAACAATGACGATGTTGGTTTTACCGTTACCGATGGAGTAACCGTTGAAAGCGGCACGTTCTCTACCGACAACGATAGCCATTTTATTTGGGGCTTTTTAGGTGGTTACCAAGCACGTTGCAATAGCTGGTTATTCGGTGCGGAACTCAACGTTGACTGGCGTGGTGATCATGATAATCATGCTTCTACTACTTCAGTTCTTTTAGGTGGCCCTGTTTCAGGTACGCTTTCACGTAGCAATGATGCTGTTTGGGGCCTAACCGCACGTATCGGTTATGAAATGTCCCGTTATTTTATGCCCTACATTCGTTTAGGTGCAGATTATGCACATAAAGACTTTGACTTCACCTTTACTGATGCTGCTGGAAATGTATTAAGTGGTGATAGCGGTAAAAGTAAATGGGGTTTTGTTGGTGGTGTTGGTCTTGAATTCCCTCTGGGCATGTTCTGCAACAATCTCTCGTTAAGAGGTGAGTGGGATTACCATAGCAGAAAGCATAACCACGATTCTGTAACTGCTGTTGCTGCTGATGGTACGACTGCTGTGTTAAATGCTGGTAATCGTCATGAACAATCAGCAAGAGCTTCATTAGTCTACAATTTCTAA
- a CDS encoding tetratricopeptide repeat protein: MKQAATLFLPLLFIVPELHLASAQPQQQLAATEQSALIIQEKTKTSKTQLPAESLFQLMAAEMALDREHPDVALANYIAAAKETQDAAVAARATQIALTVSSLEVAIEPAVIWAKAAPENLEAQITTAALYLRLDQVANAIPYLRQAEVQNPEEALQYYLLLYRQLQKKEDNTRVIQALQQLTEVEKTIPSAYLALGEIYLYNGEDKKSLALSESAFKMNPQATNAIQLYTEALLRNNGKEAAKQFIDKQASEYPDNSILKQYYAQFLLDNGFEKEAQEQVSQIVSNPKLTSDELLQFARISIQAGWYDLAEKILKRSSDIPESKDISYYFLARVSEMKNNTNQAIDQFQQVLTGPFHVLSQIRASVLLTDNKRYDEALTVLSRTQPNDDSDRKQILIAKIDVLNKSKRFKESLGLINDNLQLAHDDIDLLYARSLVADQLEQLDMAETDLKTILSIQPNHVDALNALGFMLANKTNRYDEAEKYLSYALKIAPNNASVLDSVGWLYYKMGKYPQSLETLKKAAKIMPDAEIAAHLGEVMWKMKDFEGAKQVWNEALEQHPKHENVIDTMKRVMKK, translated from the coding sequence ATGAAGCAGGCAGCTACACTCTTTTTACCGCTTCTGTTTATAGTCCCTGAACTCCACCTCGCGAGTGCCCAGCCCCAACAACAATTGGCTGCCACCGAGCAAAGTGCTCTTATCATACAAGAAAAGACGAAGACCTCTAAGACCCAACTCCCTGCTGAGAGCTTATTTCAACTCATGGCTGCCGAAATGGCCTTGGATAGAGAGCATCCCGACGTTGCGTTGGCAAATTATATCGCTGCTGCCAAAGAAACCCAAGATGCAGCGGTCGCAGCAAGAGCAACCCAAATTGCACTAACCGTTTCCTCATTAGAGGTGGCCATAGAGCCTGCCGTTATCTGGGCAAAAGCGGCTCCTGAAAACTTAGAAGCCCAAATCACCACTGCTGCCTTATATTTACGATTAGATCAGGTTGCAAATGCAATCCCCTATTTACGCCAAGCTGAGGTGCAAAATCCAGAGGAAGCGCTGCAATATTACCTGCTGCTTTACCGTCAACTCCAAAAAAAGGAAGACAATACGCGAGTTATTCAAGCGCTACAACAGTTAACTGAAGTCGAAAAGACCATTCCTAGCGCTTACTTAGCACTTGGTGAAATCTATCTTTATAATGGCGAAGACAAAAAATCGTTAGCGCTCAGTGAAAGTGCATTTAAAATGAATCCACAAGCGACTAATGCGATACAACTTTATACAGAAGCGCTTTTACGTAATAACGGCAAAGAAGCTGCCAAACAGTTTATCGATAAACAAGCCAGCGAATATCCCGATAATTCAATCCTCAAACAATACTATGCCCAATTCTTACTCGATAACGGCTTTGAAAAAGAAGCGCAAGAACAAGTTTCACAGATTGTCAGTAATCCCAAATTGACCAGTGATGAATTGCTACAATTTGCCAGAATCAGTATTCAAGCAGGCTGGTATGATTTAGCGGAAAAAATTCTTAAAAGAAGTAGTGATATCCCAGAAAGTAAAGATATTTCTTATTACTTTTTGGCCAGAGTGTCGGAAATGAAAAATAACACCAATCAAGCAATTGATCAATTTCAACAAGTGCTGACTGGGCCATTTCATGTCTTATCACAAATTCGAGCAAGCGTTTTACTGACTGACAATAAACGTTATGATGAAGCATTAACCGTTTTATCTAGAACCCAACCTAACGATGATAGTGATAGAAAACAAATTTTGATTGCCAAAATCGACGTATTAAACAAATCTAAACGTTTTAAAGAATCATTAGGTTTGATTAATGACAATTTACAGCTTGCGCATGATGACATCGACCTCCTCTATGCCAGAAGCTTAGTGGCCGATCAATTGGAACAGCTGGATATGGCCGAAACCGATCTCAAAACCATTTTGAGCATTCAACCTAATCATGTTGATGCATTAAATGCTTTAGGATTCATGTTAGCGAATAAAACCAACCGCTATGATGAAGCAGAAAAATATTTATCTTATGCCCTAAAAATTGCACCTAATAACGCTTCTGTTTTAGATAGCGTTGGTTGGTTATATTATAAAATGGGTAAATATCCACAATCTTTAGAAACCCTTAAAAAAGCGGCTAAAATCATGCCTGATGCAGAAATTGCCGCTCACTTAGGTGAAGTGATGTGGAAAATGAAAGATTTTGAAGGCGCTAAACAAGTCTGGAATGAAGCGCTAGAACAACATCCTAAGCACGAAAATGTTATCGATACCATGAAACGCGTGATGAAAAAATAA
- a CDS encoding murein L,D-transpeptidase catalytic domain-containing protein: MTNIGAYLLIGILLSQPLVAAVSSVQASDDVKISESVTKSLSATRSFKFKPFQLIPAAQAKEKTKSSSVKAQDLQNPVSKTSSFQGINPKVLNLALKAHRKAHTMGIPRKQFLTVIDYSLPSTSRRLWVLDMTRNKVVYNAHVAHGSATGDNHAKHFSDAHGSHKSSLGLFLTGSTYQGKHGTSLTLHGLEKGFNGNAASRAIVMHPAGYVNEGMIKSMGRIGRSWGCPALSYSVAGPIIQTIKEGSLIFAYYPDNKWLNNSRFL, from the coding sequence TTGACTAATATTGGTGCGTATTTATTAATAGGTATACTCTTAAGTCAGCCACTGGTGGCAGCAGTATCTTCTGTGCAAGCAAGTGATGACGTCAAAATTAGTGAGAGTGTTACCAAGTCCTTATCTGCAACGCGTTCATTTAAATTCAAGCCGTTCCAATTAATTCCCGCTGCGCAAGCGAAAGAAAAAACAAAATCCTCTTCAGTCAAAGCGCAAGATCTGCAAAACCCCGTTTCAAAAACCAGTTCATTTCAAGGCATTAATCCAAAAGTATTAAATTTGGCGCTAAAAGCACATCGCAAAGCGCATACGATGGGGATCCCACGTAAACAATTTTTAACTGTTATCGATTATTCCTTACCTTCTACGTCACGTCGTTTATGGGTGCTTGATATGACGCGCAATAAAGTGGTTTACAATGCCCACGTAGCGCATGGTTCAGCGACGGGTGATAATCATGCCAAACATTTTTCTGATGCACATGGCAGCCATAAGTCGAGTTTAGGGTTATTTTTAACCGGTTCAACCTATCAAGGTAAACATGGTACTTCTCTCACATTGCATGGTTTGGAAAAAGGTTTTAATGGCAATGCTGCAAGTCGTGCGATTGTGATGCATCCCGCAGGTTATGTGAATGAAGGCATGATTAAGAGCATGGGGCGCATTGGCCGTAGTTGGGGCTGTCCTGCGTTGAGTTATAGCGTGGCAGGTCCTATTATCCAAACGATTAAAGAAGGCTCATTAATTTTTGCTTACTATCCTGATAACAAATGGTTGAATAATTCACGCTTTTTATGA
- the lolB gene encoding lipoprotein insertase outer membrane protein LolB, producing the protein MNRFNVLALLLLLLAGCASNPEKNSQAVPSSPALEKQWQSNEKQLDAINQWQAEGRLAVTQGSKGGNASFVWQQQGDFYQIKIFGPFGAKSAYIIGSPHHVELKEANGNVSTARTPEALLHKVAGWHVPLSGLRYWMRGMPVTNVKVNSKQFNDKGLLASLEQEGWHVEYQEYHRSAFAPLPSKILLTNGKVKVKMIINNWKQL; encoded by the coding sequence ATGAATCGATTTAACGTGCTTGCGCTTTTACTACTGTTGCTTGCAGGCTGCGCTTCAAACCCGGAAAAAAATTCACAAGCGGTTCCTTCATCTCCAGCACTCGAAAAACAATGGCAAAGTAACGAGAAACAATTAGATGCCATCAATCAATGGCAAGCTGAAGGTCGCTTAGCCGTGACGCAAGGTAGCAAAGGGGGTAATGCTTCTTTTGTCTGGCAACAACAAGGTGATTTTTATCAAATTAAAATCTTTGGTCCTTTTGGTGCTAAAAGTGCTTACATTATTGGTAGCCCTCACCATGTAGAACTCAAAGAAGCCAATGGCAATGTTTCAACGGCAAGAACCCCAGAAGCTTTATTGCATAAAGTTGCGGGTTGGCATGTGCCTTTGAGTGGTTTGCGTTATTGGATGCGCGGTATGCCGGTCACCAATGTTAAAGTGAATAGCAAACAATTTAATGACAAAGGTTTATTAGCTTCGTTAGAACAAGAAGGCTGGCACGTTGAATATCAAGAATATCATCGATCAGCGTTTGCACCATTACCCAGCAAAATTTTGTTAACGAATGGTAAAGTGAAAGTGAAAATGATTATTAATAATTGGAAGCAACTGTAA
- a CDS encoding ribose-phosphate diphosphokinase, giving the protein MMIFSGNANRQLATSVAEHLDVTLGNATLGRFSDGEINIEILENVRGKDVFILQSTCAPTNDHLMELLLLTDALRRASALRITAVVPYFGYARQDRRVRSARVPISAKVVADMMAAVGIDRLLTVDLHADQIQGFFNMPVDNVYGSSIMLADILKKKYENPVIVSPDVGGVVRARAIAKRVDDAHLAIIDKRRPQPNEARVMNIIGDVSNRTCILVDDIVDTAGTLCMAAAALKEEGATKVVAYCTHPVLSGNAISNLENSTIDELVVTDTITLSEAAANCRKIRQLSIDAMLSEAIRRVSNEESISSMFSVL; this is encoded by the coding sequence ATGATGATTTTTAGTGGGAATGCCAATCGTCAGCTTGCCACCAGTGTTGCAGAACATCTTGATGTCACCCTAGGAAATGCCACGTTGGGCCGATTCAGCGATGGTGAAATTAATATTGAAATTTTAGAAAATGTTCGCGGTAAAGACGTTTTCATTCTTCAATCAACCTGTGCGCCAACCAATGATCATCTCATGGAATTGCTGTTATTAACCGATGCCTTAAGACGCGCTAGCGCCTTACGTATCACGGCAGTCGTTCCCTATTTTGGTTATGCACGACAAGACCGACGTGTTCGTTCTGCTCGTGTGCCTATTTCTGCAAAAGTGGTTGCTGATATGATGGCCGCTGTTGGAATTGATAGATTACTCACCGTCGATTTACATGCCGACCAAATCCAAGGCTTCTTTAACATGCCGGTCGATAACGTTTATGGTTCTTCCATTATGCTTGCCGATATTTTAAAGAAAAAATATGAGAACCCGGTTATCGTCTCACCCGATGTTGGTGGTGTTGTGCGGGCTCGCGCTATTGCTAAACGTGTTGATGATGCACACCTTGCCATTATCGATAAACGTCGTCCACAGCCCAATGAAGCACGCGTGATGAACATTATCGGTGATGTTTCCAACCGCACCTGTATCTTGGTGGATGATATCGTTGATACAGCAGGAACACTTTGTATGGCTGCTGCTGCATTAAAGGAAGAAGGCGCAACCAAAGTCGTTGCGTATTGCACCCACCCTGTTTTATCTGGGAATGCCATTTCCAATCTTGAAAATTCAACTATCGATGAACTCGTCGTCACCGATACCATCACTTTAAGCGAAGCAGCAGCAAACTGCCGTAAAATTCGCCAACTGAGCATTGATGCCATGCTTTCTGAAGCCATTCGTCGCGTCAGCAACGAAGAGTCCATTAGCTCCATGTTTTCAGTTTTATAA
- the ispE gene encoding 4-(cytidine 5'-diphospho)-2-C-methyl-D-erythritol kinase — translation MKTIRLPSPAKVNHFLHITGQRSDGYHLLQTCFQFVDYGDELEFILHDDKQIILKPDNMLGITNESNLIYRVANALQTEANVAQGITITVHKRLPLGAGLGGGSSNAATTLLALNELWDLNWSVDELMALGLRFGADIPIFIKGVASLAEGIGEQLTPITLSESWLAIITPPCQVISAKMYADSELTRNTQAFRIEHLAKGEFKNNFSELRNDFEPLVRRRYPEVDDAMKWLSNFGEPRLSGSGASVFACFDTKQKANEVIQALPTHLTGFVAQGVNHSPAVEAVKRVRLQYERA, via the coding sequence ATGAAAACAATCCGTTTACCCTCCCCTGCTAAGGTTAATCATTTTTTACATATCACAGGCCAGCGCAGTGATGGTTATCATTTGTTACAAACTTGTTTTCAATTTGTAGACTATGGCGATGAGCTTGAATTCATTTTACATGACGATAAGCAAATCATTCTCAAGCCTGACAATATGCTCGGCATTACCAATGAATCGAATTTAATTTATCGGGTTGCCAACGCTTTGCAAACCGAGGCTAATGTTGCACAAGGCATCACTATCACCGTTCATAAACGATTACCCTTAGGTGCTGGCCTGGGGGGTGGCAGCTCTAATGCAGCAACAACGCTATTAGCCTTAAACGAATTATGGGATCTGAATTGGTCTGTGGATGAGTTGATGGCATTGGGATTACGCTTTGGCGCTGACATTCCGATTTTCATCAAAGGCGTTGCTTCACTGGCAGAAGGGATTGGCGAGCAGCTCACCCCCATCACCTTAAGTGAAAGTTGGTTAGCAATCATTACTCCGCCTTGCCAAGTCATCAGTGCAAAAATGTATGCAGATTCTGAATTGACAAGAAACACGCAAGCCTTCAGAATAGAGCACCTCGCTAAGGGAGAGTTTAAAAACAACTTTAGTGAGTTAAGAAATGATTTTGAACCACTCGTGCGCCGTCGTTATCCAGAAGTTGATGACGCAATGAAGTGGTTGTCTAACTTCGGAGAGCCCCGGCTAAGTGGTTCAGGTGCAAGTGTCTTCGCTTGTTTCGATACGAAACAAAAAGCGAATGAGGTAATCCAAGCATTACCAACTCATCTGACCGGTTTTGTTGCCCAAGGGGTAAATCACTCTCCCGCTGTTGAAGCAGTGAAAAGAGTTAGGCTTCAATACGAAAGAGCATAA